CCGCGGCGCGCTCCGCGATCTGTTGGAGGAGTGCGGGCTGGTCGTCGCGTCCGGCGACGACGCCTTCGAGGCGCGGCGCGCCTCGCAGTTCGCGTCCGCCCGCGTCGCGGTCGCGGTCCTGTTCGGCCTGATGGTCGCGACGCCGTACATCGCGGTGCTGTACCCGACGCGCGTCGAGTGGCTGTTCTACGACCCCGTGACGGTCCAGTACCTCCAGTCGATCCTCGACTCGCGGATGGCGACGCACTTCTTCGTGAACCTCGGCGCGCTCTCCGGGATCGCGTTCCTCGTCGCCTGCGGGCCGATCATCCGCCGCGCGGCCGCGGCGACGCGCGACGGCCGGTTCGCCAACGAGACCGCGTTCGTCGGCGGCGTCGTCGCCCTCTACGGCTACAGCACGCTGTCCGCGTTCACCGGGCTCGGCGGCGCGGTACACTACGACCTGGTCGCGTACGCGGTCGTCGTCGCGACCCTGTGGACGCAGTTCGGCGTCACGGACACCGCGGTCGACCCCGCGACGAGCGACGAGACCGCGGCGGAGGAGGCTCCGAACGGCGAGCCCGACGAGCCGGTCGCGATGACCGACGGCGGCCGCTGACGCGGGGTTCGAGCCAGCACCGACCGCGGCGCAACACCGCGGTTTCTCGCTGTCCGTCCTTTCTGTCCGACCGAGTCGAGAGGCGGCTGGCGACTACTCTGCGGTCTGTTCGCTGCCCGCCACGGGCGTCTCGTTCTCGTCGACGGCGACGACGCCCTCGATAGAGACCTCGTCGCCGACGGCGAGGGCGTCGCCCCACGAGCGCTCCTCGACGACGGTGTTGACCATCAGCCGGAAGTCGTGGTCGAAGCGGTCGCTCTCGGTCCACTCCGGGAGCGTCTCGCGGCGGCGGCGGATGAACGTCTCGCGGAACCCCTCGATTGCGACGCCCGTGTCCGGGTCGCGGGAGGGGACGGCGCAGCGCTGACACGGGTTGACGCCGACCAGTTCGGTGTCGCCGACCGCGACGCGGACCCCCTCGCCGTGGTCGGCGAACAGCCGGTCCTCGAAGAACGCCGGGCAGTCGTCCAACACGACGTTCGGGCGGAGTCGCCGCCGCATCTCCGTCGCGTCCGCGACCGCGTCGAACCACGACGCGACGGTCTCCAGCGTCGCCCGCGAGACGACCGTCGGGCCGTGCGCGGCGCGGTCGTCGGGGAACCCGCCCGCGGGGTCGCGGACGAGATCAACGTCGTACCCGAGGTACTCGCCCACCCAGTCGGCGAGCGCGTCGCCCTCGTCGGGGAGCGCGAAGGTCCGCTCGTCCGCGGGGGCGCGGTCCGTCTCCGGCCGCGAGAGCGTCACCGCCGTCGGCGTGGCGTCCGTCGGTCTCGCGAGGTCGTACTCGGCGCGGAGCCCGTGGACGGCCGGTTCGCTCTTCCCGTTCACGTAGCCGCCGCCACCGCCCACGGAGGCCGTCTCGGGGTCGACGCCGGCCTCGACGAGGGCGTACGAGCGGTCGCCGCGGAGCGCGCCCTCGGGACCGATCGCGGCGCGGTCGACGGCGACGCCGTCACAGGACTTCAGCGGGTAGGCGACGAGTTCGGCGACGCGTGTCATGGCGGGCGTTCGTCGGGGCGGACAAAAAGCGATCGGCCGTCTCAGAACACTCCGGCGACGAACCCGAGTCCCATGACGACGAGGACCCCCGCGGAGAACGCCGGGAGGTACGGGACGTACCGCTCGACGCGTTCCCGGGACCGGTGATAGCCCGCGACCAGAAGCATCGTCAGTCCGACGATGCCGGCGATCACCGTGAGCGCGTAGGCGCTCATCAGTTCGAGACAGCGGTTGGAGCCGGCACAGAGCGCGATGATCTCGAACTCCTCCTCGTGGGCGAACCCGAGGACGAACGCGAACCACGCGATGCCGAGGAGGCCCCTGTCGGCGCTCTCCTCGAAGCCGTCGTGCGAGTGGCCGCCGCCGAACGGGAGGAACCCTCGCAGCCGAGAGCCGAGTCCGCCGTCGCCGTGGTCGTCGGACTCGTCGTGGCTGTGGTCGTGGCTGTGGTCGTGGCTGTGATCGTGCGTGTTGTGGCTGTGATCGTGCGTGTCGTCACCGCCTTCGTGGCTGTGGTCGTGGTCGTCGCGCGCGCCGCCGGTGTCACCGTGGCTGTGCCCGTGGACGTACTCGCGGACTCCGAGGCCGATGAGCAAGACGCCGGCGACGAGGCTGACTGGACCGCCGACCCGGACGCCGCCGAGTACCGTGATCGGCTCGTTGACCTGCGTGAGATCGAAGTACCCCTTCGCGTAGAAGAACGCGCCCACCATCGCGACGCTGCTGACGAGGTGCCCGACGCCGATGATGAGACTCGCCGCGAGCCCGTACGCCCACTTGTTTGTCTGGTCGAGCGCGTACGAGGCCGCGACCGGCCAGCCGTGGCCCGGTTCGATCCCGTGGACCGCGCCGAGGAGGACCGCACCCGCGAGCGGTCCGAGCAGTTCGCCCGAGAGCATCGTTCGTGTGGGACTCGAAAACGACCGCGTTTAGGGGTTGTTACTACCGGACCGGGGGGATCGTCATAACGAGGTTCTTGTGGCCGCGGCGCTCACCACGAGAGCGTGCGAACGAGCTTCAACATCCCGGACGAGGTGGTCGCGGAGTTCGACCGGGTGTGGCGCGAGGAGGGGATCGAGAATCGGTCGCGGGCGGTCCGGGAGGCGATGTCGGAGTACATCGAGTCGCACTCCCGGCTCGAATCGACGACCGGCGAGGTCGTCGCGCTCGTCGGGTTCGACTACCGCCACCACGACGTCATCCGGGAGCTCCACGGCGTCCAACACGCGTATCAGGACGTGATCCTCAACACGAGCCACACCCACCAGGGCGAGTGGTGTCTCGAATCGCTGTTCTGCCGGGGAGACGCCGAACGCGTCCGCGAACTGATCTACCGGCTCCGCGACTTCGACGGCGTCCGGCGGGTGAAGGTGATGATGATCCGGGACGGCGACGAGTAGGTGGCCGGACGCTCGGCGTCGGCTACCGGCTCTCCCGCTGCTCCACTTTGTTCAATTCGATCAGCAGCCGGAAGATCGCCTTCACGAGGTTCGCGTCTACGTCGAACTGCTCGGCGTTCTCGCCCGCGCGCTCCATCACGCGTTCCTCTTGCCCCTCGTCGGTGGTCGGCAGGTCGCGCTCGTCTTTCACGGCCGCGACCGTGTCGGCGACGTAGGTCCGGCGGGCGATCAGTTCTACGATCTCGCGGTCGATGTCCTCGATCTCGCGGCGCAGTTCCTCTAGGCTCATCTCCTCGGGGTTTGGTGTCTCGCTCATTGGTGGGTCACTCGACGGCCGCGCCGTCGTTTCTCGTCGTCGTTCGCCGCAGCGTTCCGGGGCGGTTGCGCCACGCGTCGGCGACCGCGTCGAGGTCGGTGTCGGGGTCGTCGGGATCCGCGACGGCGACGACGCTCGGCCCCGTTCCGGACAGCGACACCGCCGTCGCGTGGGGCATCGCCTCGACCGCGGGGTCGGCGTCGAAGCCGAGCGCCGCCGAGAAGGCCAGCCCGTTCACCGTCATCGCCTCGCCGTACCGGCCGTCGAGCGCGAGGTCGGCGACGAGGTCGGCCATCGGGGCCACCGCCTCGCAGCGCGCCACGTCGGCGTCCGCGCTGTAGGCCCGCTCCGGCGGGGTCCAGACCAGCGCGTCCCAGTCGACGGGCTCGCGGACGCGCAGTTCGTCGGCGTCGTTGTCGGTGACGGTGACGCCGCCGAGCATCGACGCCGTCGCGTCGTCGAACGCGCCGGTGACGGTGACGCCCGCCTCGCGGGCCGCGCGCACGCCGAGCCGGCACCCCTCCAGTCGGGTCACGTCGACCGCGGGGTCGTCCGGGTCGTCGCCGACCGCGAGCCCGAGCGCGTCGCAGGTCGCGAGGACGGTCGCGTTGGCGGCCGCGCTGGAGCTCTTGAGGCCGGCCGCGAGGGGCACGTCGCTGTCGGTGCGGACCGTCCCGCCCTCGCCGTCGCCCCAGCGCTCGGTCGCGAGCGCGACGCAGCGCTCGATCAGGTCGGTGTCGGCGTCGGCGTCCTCGGCGATCGCTCCCTCGACGCGCTCGGCCGCGGGGTCGAGTTCGACGGTCGCGCGCGTCTCGACGTCGATCCCGAACGCCGCGCCCGTGCCGGTCGCGAGCGCGTTCAACACGGTCCCGGCACCGAGCGCCGCCGCCCGTCCCTCCATGGATCCACGGCTCGCGAGCGCGGACAAAGAGGTAGCGATCACGGCGAGACTCTCGGCCGGGAGTCGCGGAACGCACCGGAACCCGACCGGTCAGAGCGGTTCCGCGCGCCGCACCGCCGCGTCGACCGCGTAGTTGTCGGGATCCGCGCGGGCGTTACTCCGGCGACTCGGGAACGTGATCTCGGCCGTGAACCGTCGGGATCGGGAGCCGTCGAACCGGTTGTCGGGCGAGAACCGCCGCGTTGCGTCCCCAAATCCGACGGCCTCACGCTCGTCCGATCCGGCCGGCGTCGCGTAGGCGTCGACGCGGAGCTTGACGAATCCATAGTCGAAACGACCCGCGTTCTCGACGGTCAGGCGCGCCTCGACCGTCGTCCGGCCGCCGCTCTTCGTCACGTCGAGGACGGTCGCCTCCGTGACGAGCAGTCCCGAGCCGTCGGGACCGACTTCGTCCGGCGCGTCGTCGGCACCATCCTCGCCGCTTCCGGCGTCGCCGTCCGATCCCTCGCCCTCCGCGTCCGAGCCGTCCTCCCCGCCGGACTCGTCGTCCGTCTGCCCGGCGGCCTCGCCGTCGACGCTCTCCTCCTCGGAGGTCACGAGACAGCCGGCGAGCAGTCCGGTCGCACCGACGGCGAGGACGCCGCGCCGCGACGCGCGCCCGAGGGACCGGTCGGCGTCGTCGGGAGCGGTCGGTTCCGAGTCGCGCCGGTCGTTCGGTTCCGCGTCGGCGTCGCGGGTCATCGCATCACCGTCCCCAAGACGCCGGTCGACGCGCCGACGGCCCCGGACACGAACGCGGTCGCGAGCGTCGGCAGGGCCGCGTCGGCGATCCCGTGCGCCTGCGTCGCGGCGTCGCCCTGCGAGACGACGATCACCGTGACCGCCACCAGCCCGTACGCCAGCGCGCCGAGGCCGGTCCCGAGCCCGCAGGTCGACGCCGCGGAGACGACGCCCCTCGCGCGCGACCCGACGAGGACGCCGACGACGCCGGCCAGCGGGACGGCGGCCACGAGGACCGTCGCGGTCGCGGCGAGGTACGACTGCGCGACGAACACCGGCCCGAACCGCGCCGTCTCGCCGGTCGCGGCGGTCGCCAGCGCGGCCTCGGCCCAGCCGGTCGCGGCCGCGCCGACGATGCCGACGCCGGCACCGACGAGCGCGAACACCGCGGCCACCAGCCCGATTTCGTTCGCGTTCACGCGCCGGTCACCCACCCGTCGCGCAGTCTGCCGTGCCAGCCGGTCCGCTCCTCCCACGCGTCGCCGGAGAAGCCGGTCGCGAGCAGGAACTCGCCGGCCCGGACGACGTAGCCGTACTGGACGCCGGCGTGTTCGTCGAAGCCGTACCGCTCGCCCTCCGCCTCGCGGTGGTAAAAGCGGTACCAGGCGGTCGGTCCGGCGGGGTCGGCGTCCGGGCTATCGTCCGAGTCGGCGTCGGTCCCGTTCTCGGTCGCCGACCTGTTCCCGCCGAAGTCGGAGCCCGCGAGCGTCGCCTCCGGGTCGATTGCGGCGCGGCCCTCGGTCGACCCCTCGTCGAGGGCCGTCGAGAGCCTCGCCGCGGCGGTCTCGGCGTCCGGATACCGCTGGACGTGGACCGGGACCCCGTCGAGTTCGCGGGCCCAGCCGCGGAACGGGTCCCGCCGCCGGGTCCCGACGGACGGTCGGTCCGCGAACGAGACGAACAGCTCCTCGACCCGGTCCGCCGGCTGCGGGATCGGCCCGAGCCGCGCGCGCAGTTCGCGTCTGCGTTCGGGGCCGAACGCGTCGCCGTAGATCCGCGGAACGCGCTCGGGAGCGAGTTCGTCGTCGTAGGGGCGGTAGGCGAACGTCGAGAAGCCGCGGCTCGCGACGGCGAGTTCGACGAGCGTGCCGCCGGTAACCCGGCCGCGCTCGGGATCCTCCGGCGGGAGCGGTGCCAGCAGCCGGCGGAACAGCCGGTTGTGGATCGGGTTCCGAGAGAACGCGGATTCGACGTAGATGTTGGTCCCGATGCTCGCGAGGCCGTCGCGCATCCGGTCCAGCTCTTCGAGGGCCCGGTCGACGTCGTCGCGCGGAGCGAACTCCCGCAGGACCTCGACGTGGGGGTCGACCCGCTCGCGGATCCGCGGGCCGGGCGAGAAGTGGGGTTCGAGCGCCTCGCTCGCGCGGGCGACGGCCTCCTCCCCGGCGGCCGCGACCGCGTCCACCTGTTCGCTCGCGATCGCCGCCTCCTCGTCGACGGTCGCGCGGACCGATTCGACGGTCGAGACCGCCGCGGCGACCGCGTCTTGATACGTAGTCTTCGCCTCCGGGTACTCGGTCGCGAACCACACCGCGTCGTCGACGACCGCGCGCGTCGCCGCCGCCAGCGCGGGGTTGAGCGCCGGGGGGCCGTCGTCGTCGTCCGCCGGCTCGTCGGGAGGGCCGTCTTCGGGCGGGTCGTCGCCGGGAGGGTCGGCGTCGCCCGGGGCGTCGGCGTCCGCGGGAGCGTCGGGGTACTCGACGCCCTCGACGCCGAGACACCCGGCGGTCCCGACGAGGGCGGCACCGACGCCCAGAAGCGTCCGTCGCGTCCGTTCCATGCCACGCACTCCCCGCGGCAGGAACTTAAATGTGGCACGCCGATTCTCGCCACTGACAGCGCCCGGACGCGCGGCCGTCAGACCGCGGTCCCTCGGAACGATCCGGCGCGACCCCCGAGCGCGGCCCTTTTGAGGCCGGCACCCCGAGCGACGCGTATGTCCGCGCCAACACGCAGCGACGTGCCGCCCACGTCGATCGGGGTCGACCTCCGCGAGGAGGGCGTCGTCGTCGAGTACCTCGACGGGCGGACGACCCTCTACCGGGGCGTCCCCGATTCCGCCGAGGGGTCGGTGACCGCCGGTCCCGGCAAGGAGACCCACGTCCTCGTCACCGACCCCACGGAGACGGAGGGCGTGATGACGTACGTGAACGACTACAAGACCGACGACGAGATCCTCGAAGACTCCGGCGTCGGCCGCGTGATCGTCGAGGACGGCGAGCGCGACGAGGTGTTCCCCGGCGTGATCGTCGGCCGCGAGGGGCAGCGCAACGAGGTCGTGGCCGACCCCGAGATCGCCGGCGGGCGGGTGTTCGTCTTCGTCGAGGACGGCTGGACCGAGGGGAGCTACGAGATCGTCGAGGGACCGGAAGACGGTCTCGACGCGCACCGCTGATCGGCGTGACACCAGATCGCATCCCATGAGCCTCGCGAAGCCGTGGCGCGACCTCGACCGCTCGACGGTCGGGAGCGCGCCGGACCGCTACGCGCTGTACGAACTGGGCGACGCCGACGGCGACACGGTCGGGTTCGGCACGGGCGTCCTCCGCGACGAACTGAAGGAGGCGCTCGCGTACGGCGACGCCCCGAAGGTGCGCTGGGAGTTGGCGGAGTCGGCCGACCACGCCGAGCGCCTGCTCGCGGACCACACGGACTGACCGACCCCCTCCTTGCGAGAGCGCGGGAACGACCGACAGACGAAAGTCCGGCGGCCGCCGAGAGGACGACATGAGCGATGAGGCCGAGACCGACGGCGACGAGGCCGCGACCGACGGCGGCGAGGAGGTACTTCGCGCGAGCGACCTCGGCGGGGAGGGGCCGCCGGTGGAGGAGAAGCCCTACAAGATCGTCTTCGAGGCGAACAAGTGCTTCGGGGCGGGGAAGTGCGCCGAGGTCTCGGACAACTGGGTGATGGACGTGGTGAGCGGGATGGCGAAGCCGGAGACGTACTACATCGGCGAGGAGGACTTAGACGAGAACGTCCGCGCGGCGGAGGCGTGTCCGGCCAAAAAGGAGGCGGGCGTGATCCACGTCGTCGACCGCCGGACCGACGAGGAGATCGCGCCGGACCCGCACGGCGACGGGACGCTCTCGGTCGACTGGTAGGGCGTCCGGCCCGGGCTTCCGAAAGGTGTTTCACCCCGCCGCGGGTAGCCGAATCCGCGCGGGGGTGGCTGAGCCTGGCCAAAAGCGGCGGACTTAAGATCCGCTCCTGTAGAGGTTCGAGGGTTCGAATCCCTTCCCCCGCATGGCGCGGCGCTCACACATCGTGAGCGCCGCGGCTCGGCGCAGAAGGGATTCGAAGCAGGGAGCGGGAGGAGAGCGAGCGTAGCGAGCGAACGGGAGCGACCGTGGAGCGAATCCCTTCCCCCGCACTCCTACGGCGAGCACACTGCGAGCCGCACGCCCGGACCGTCGTCCCGATCAGCACTCGATGTCCGTGACCTGAGCCAGCTGCGGGCGCTCGTCGGCGGGATGCTCGTACCAGAAGTTGAAGCGGAGACAGTAGTCCTCGTCGAGGTCGTCGACGCCGAGGATGTTGACGCTCCCGGCGAACTCCTCGACGCTTCCGTGTAACGCGACCGGCGACGCGTCTCCGCTCGGAGTTATGGTCACCCGCTCGGTGACGCCCGCGTCGGTACGGTGTGACTGCCAGTCCAGCATCCCGGACTCGGTTTCGAGCGCGAGGTGAAACGTCCGTGCCTGATCGTCTGTGTTCGTGAGTTCGACGGCCACCTCTCTGAGAGAGCCGTCGGACGCGAACTGACCCGCACAGCCGGCGAGACCAGACAGTACGGCGGTCGTACCGAGGAGGGCTTGTCGGCGTCGCACGATACAAGTCACGCCCAGCGCCGGTAAGTACGTTACCCGTGCTAAGCGATTCGAGGTGTAACCCATCGACCGCCGAGAGTTTTAACCGAGCCTGCGGCGAGTAACCTGCGAGCAGGTGCGGAGACCGTTCACAACCGCTCGCCGAGCCGCCGCGTCACCCATCCGTATCCACGTCTGAGCAGTCGGCCGGACCCGATCAAGGTCAACACCGCCGCGCCGGCCACGACGCCGAGATGGACGATCCGGAACGACGGGACGGGCGTGTATCGGCCGGCGACGAGGGTCACGACGAGGCCGAGCCACAGGAGGTACGCACCGACGGCGAGTCGGTAGAGGGCCGCGTACATGGCTTTCGGTGGGGAGCGAGTCGTGAAAAACGTGCCGGACGAAGCGGTGGACGGCGCGCGCTAGCAGCAGAACATGAACGGGTAGACGAGCGCGACGCGGTCGCCCTCCTCCAGTTCGGTGTCGAAGCCGTTCTCGTTCTCGTTGAAGTGACCGTTGACGAGGATGCGGGCGTACGCGATGGTCTGCTCGCCGACGGGGTTCTTCGACCACGTGCCGGGGAGTTCCTCCGGCGTCGGGGCCCACCCGCTGTGGGTGGCGTCGGACTCGGACTCCGCGATCAGCATGTCCTGGAGTTCGGGGTAGTCCTCGAACAGTTCGTCGAGGAACGCGCGGAGCGTGTCGCCCTCGAAGGTGTACTCGAACTCGTACTCCCCGAGTTCCGTGCGCACGTGGCCGGTACACCGGACGGTGACGGTCGTCTCCGCCTCGGTCGCGGTCGCCTCCGTGTCTCCCGGGACCGACTCCGTTTCGGCCGCCTTGTCGGCCATCTCGCTGGTCTGAGCCATGTGTACGCGTAGGGTCCCGGTCCGGGTAAGCCGGTCTGCGAACATGTTCGCGGCACTCCCGAGCGGCGCGGAGCGAGACCGGTCGGCTCCCGCCGTCGAGCGTGCGGATCTCGTTCGGGGGCTCGACGAGCCGGCGGAGAGAGCAATCGAAACCACCGGACGGCGAGATATTCGAGCGTCGGGAATCCGACCGAACATGTTGCCGCTAAACGCATAGGCCGTCTCGGCGGTACGGACGCCCGATGAAGCTCACTCGCAAGACGATCGCGAAGGTCATCGTCGCGGCGTTCCTGTTGAACGGCTGTGTTGAATCGCCATACGGCGGCAGGGTAGGTCGCTAAATCAAAGGCGTTGAAGCGGGAAGATTCGGTTGCCTATGACACAAATCTCCCGCTTCATCGGGGAGGTTGTGCCGGTTGCTCAAAGAGTTACTGGCGATGGAGGCGAATCCGCCGCCCCGGAAGGCGGCGGCGGATTCGCCGACTACGCACTCGTTTCCCTCCACTGTCTGCGAATTTACCTCGATACATCGTACCGCATGACGATCGGCCTGCTCAAAGAGATGCCACAAATAACCGGGGAGATCGGCCTCAGCGCGGCCGATCTCCCTGCGCCGTCCACGTTGTGTAAGGCGTTCGACCGGATCAGTATGAGTGTTTGTCGAGTGCTGCTGCGCCAGTCGGCGCAGCTGCACGATCTCTCCGAACACGCCGCGATCGACGCCACATTCTACGACCGCTCACCAGCCAGCCGCCACTACTGCCAGCGAATCAGCTACCGCGTTCAAAAGCTGAAAGTCACGAAACTCGTCGATACAGCGTCGCAAGCTGTCCTTGACGTTCACTGCTCGACGAACCGAGAAGGAAGTGACGCAGATCTCGCTGAGCAGATCGCCCGCCGGAACGCGGGCGATCTGCGGTCTCTTGCGGCCGATAAGGGCTACGACAAGAAATCGCTCCGCGAAGGATTACGCGATCTTGGGATCAGACCGCTGATCAAGCACCGCATCTTCGCGCCGTACGACCACGCACACAACGCCAGAATCGACGATAATCGCTACAATCAGCGCTCTATGACCGAAACCGTGAACTCGGCTGTGAAGCGCTCGCTCGGCTTCGCCGTGCGAGCGCGGTCCTGGTTCCGTGAGTTCCGCGAGATCGCTCTGATGTGTATGGTCTACAACATCAAGCGCTTCGTCAAACAGTGAATCTCTACGCCTTACAGCGATTCAACACAGCCGTTACGGGGGACCGGCGTCGAGTCGTTGGAAGCCCGCCCGCCTTGCCAGTATCCGGCCACCCTAGTCGCTCCCGACGGACGGTCGAGACAGTTCGCAGATGGCCACCACGGCGTTTCTCCACGGACTCGCGCTCTCGCTCGGCCTGATCGCCGCCGTCGGGCCGCAGAACGTGTTCGTGTTCCAGCAGGGCGCGTCCCAGCCGCGACTCCGCCGCTCGCTGCCGACCGTCCTCACGGCCGGCGCGGCCGACACCCTCCTCATCCTGGCCGGGGTGCTCGGCGTCTCCGCCGCGGTGATCGAGTTCGCGTGGCTTCGGACGGCCCTCCTCGCGGCCGGGGTGGCGTTTCTGATCTACGTCGGGTGGACGCTCGTTTCGGTCCCTGCCGCG
This genomic stretch from Halorubrum hochsteinianum harbors:
- a CDS encoding IS5 family transposase; this encodes MTQISRFIGEVVPVAQRVTGDGGESAAPEGGGGFADYALVSLHCLRIYLDTSYRMTIGLLKEMPQITGEIGLSAADLPAPSTLCKAFDRISMSVCRVLLRQSAQLHDLSEHAAIDATFYDRSPASRHYCQRISYRVQKLKVTKLVDTASQAVLDVHCSTNREGSDADLAEQIARRNAGDLRSLAADKGYDKKSLREGLRDLGIRPLIKHRIFAPYDHAHNARIDDNRYNQRSMTETVNSAVKRSLGFAVRARSWFREFREIALMCMVYNIKRFVKQ
- a CDS encoding DUF7508 domain-containing protein, whose product is MSLAKPWRDLDRSTVGSAPDRYALYELGDADGDTVGFGTGVLRDELKEALAYGDAPKVRWELAESADHAERLLADHTD
- a CDS encoding shikimate kinase, producing MEGRAAALGAGTVLNALATGTGAAFGIDVETRATVELDPAAERVEGAIAEDADADTDLIERCVALATERWGDGEGGTVRTDSDVPLAAGLKSSSAAANATVLATCDALGLAVGDDPDDPAVDVTRLEGCRLGVRAAREAGVTVTGAFDDATASMLGGVTVTDNDADELRVREPVDWDALVWTPPERAYSADADVARCEAVAPMADLVADLALDGRYGEAMTVNGLAFSAALGFDADPAVEAMPHATAVSLSGTGPSVVAVADPDDPDTDLDAVADAWRNRPGTLRRTTTRNDGAAVE
- a CDS encoding DUF5796 family protein, which produces MSAPTRSDVPPTSIGVDLREEGVVVEYLDGRTTLYRGVPDSAEGSVTAGPGKETHVLVTDPTETEGVMTYVNDYKTDDEILEDSGVGRVIVEDGERDEVFPGVIVGREGQRNEVVADPEIAGGRVFVFVEDGWTEGSYEIVEGPEDGLDAHR
- a CDS encoding MoaD/ThiS family protein, with translation MAQTSEMADKAAETESVPGDTEATATEAETTVTVRCTGHVRTELGEYEFEYTFEGDTLRAFLDELFEDYPELQDMLIAESESDATHSGWAPTPEELPGTWSKNPVGEQTIAYARILVNGHFNENENGFDTELEEGDRVALVYPFMFCC
- a CDS encoding MOSC domain-containing protein, yielding MTRVAELVAYPLKSCDGVAVDRAAIGPEGALRGDRSYALVEAGVDPETASVGGGGGYVNGKSEPAVHGLRAEYDLARPTDATPTAVTLSRPETDRAPADERTFALPDEGDALADWVGEYLGYDVDLVRDPAGGFPDDRAAHGPTVVSRATLETVASWFDAVADATEMRRRLRPNVVLDDCPAFFEDRLFADHGEGVRVAVGDTELVGVNPCQRCAVPSRDPDTGVAIEGFRETFIRRRRETLPEWTESDRFDHDFRLMVNTVVEERSWGDALAVGDEVSIEGVVAVDENETPVAGSEQTAE
- a CDS encoding CopG family ribbon-helix-helix protein; amino-acid sequence: MRTSFNIPDEVVAEFDRVWREEGIENRSRAVREAMSEYIESHSRLESTTGEVVALVGFDYRHHDVIRELHGVQHAYQDVILNTSHTHQGEWCLESLFCRGDAERVRELIYRLRDFDGVRRVKVMMIRDGDE
- a CDS encoding chorismate mutase, producing MSETPNPEEMSLEELRREIEDIDREIVELIARRTYVADTVAAVKDERDLPTTDEGQEERVMERAGENAEQFDVDANLVKAIFRLLIELNKVEQRESR